The following are encoded together in the Dyella terrae genome:
- a CDS encoding LysM peptidoglycan-binding domain-containing protein, with translation MTVLFAVTAYVPHALAAPAPADWNYRVRPGDNLWDLAARYLKPDVPWQKLQDYNQVGDPLHLPPGSTMHFPVGWLRQGPAPATVVAVLGSATAKPPRQRAGDPGNSGYVGGLRHRAGHRSRHQPHAAVG, from the coding sequence ATGACTGTGCTGTTCGCTGTCACTGCCTACGTACCTCACGCCTTAGCCGCACCCGCACCCGCCGACTGGAATTACCGCGTACGGCCGGGCGACAACCTGTGGGATCTCGCCGCCCGCTACCTCAAGCCGGACGTACCCTGGCAGAAACTGCAGGACTACAACCAGGTCGGCGACCCGCTGCACCTGCCGCCCGGCTCCACCATGCACTTTCCCGTCGGCTGGCTACGTCAGGGCCCGGCACCGGCCACCGTGGTGGCCGTACTCGGCAGCGCTACCGCGAAGCCCCCCCGGCAACGCGCCGGCGATCCCGGTAACAGCGGGTATGTCGGTGGGTTACGGCACCGAGCTGGACACCGCAGCCGACACCAGCCTCACGCTGCAGTTGGCTGA
- a CDS encoding FecR family protein — protein MSVGYGTELDTAADTSLTLQLADSSRVLLQADSALVLDRLSAYGRTGMVDTRMRLKRGRLNSDVTPLSGSAACFTVSTPNTISSVRGTHFRVAADEDSGDARTEVVSGHVDVGNNARHVMVDGGRGVSTEAAGKPGEPQPLLAAPSVDCPAQPIGQSPAQIQWKPLDRAERYRVQVALTDRFEALVLDTVVDGTHATLPSLPDGAHAFRVRGIDSARMEGLDATCIFTIAAHPQPPLIIDPQPGAKVRATRPEFRWTESIEAESYAWQLSADDSFSQLLGDNNNVRGDHVRAPQALPYGHYVWRIASRDKDGKLGPYTSAMPFDLVPEPPAPAPGEPKHEHGDFVLSWPGGAAGQHYHIQLARKPDFSDVQVDQTLDVPELSLRKLPHGKWYARVQTVDTDGYAGPWGAIQRTRVPCTACRWVAAGGGVVLLWLVL, from the coding sequence ATGTCGGTGGGTTACGGCACCGAGCTGGACACCGCAGCCGACACCAGCCTCACGCTGCAGTTGGCTGATAGCTCGCGCGTGCTGCTGCAGGCCGATAGCGCGCTCGTGCTGGACCGCCTGAGCGCCTATGGCCGCACCGGCATGGTCGACACGCGCATGCGCCTCAAGCGCGGCCGCCTCAACAGCGACGTGACCCCGCTCAGCGGCAGCGCGGCATGCTTCACCGTCTCCACGCCCAACACCATTTCCAGCGTGCGCGGCACCCACTTCCGCGTGGCCGCCGACGAGGACAGCGGCGACGCTCGCACCGAAGTCGTTTCCGGCCATGTGGACGTAGGCAACAACGCTCGCCACGTGATGGTGGACGGTGGCCGCGGCGTCTCGACCGAAGCGGCCGGCAAGCCCGGCGAACCTCAACCCTTGCTCGCCGCGCCCTCGGTGGATTGCCCGGCGCAACCCATCGGCCAGTCCCCGGCTCAGATCCAGTGGAAGCCGCTGGACCGTGCGGAGCGTTATCGCGTGCAGGTAGCCCTTACCGATCGTTTTGAAGCACTGGTGCTCGATACCGTCGTCGATGGCACACACGCCACATTGCCCAGCCTGCCTGATGGTGCGCACGCCTTCCGCGTACGCGGCATCGACAGTGCGCGAATGGAAGGGCTGGACGCCACCTGCATCTTCACCATTGCCGCGCATCCCCAGCCCCCGCTCATCATCGACCCGCAACCGGGTGCGAAGGTACGCGCCACGCGTCCCGAATTCCGCTGGACGGAAAGCATCGAGGCCGAAAGCTACGCATGGCAGCTTTCCGCCGATGACAGCTTCAGCCAGTTGCTCGGAGACAACAACAACGTGCGCGGCGATCACGTCCGCGCGCCGCAAGCGCTGCCCTACGGCCACTACGTGTGGCGCATCGCCAGCCGCGACAAGGACGGCAAGCTCGGCCCCTATACCAGCGCGATGCCGTTCGATCTCGTGCCCGAGCCACCCGCGCCTGCCCCGGGTGAACCCAAGCACGAGCATGGCGACTTCGTGCTGAGCTGGCCGGGCGGCGCAGCGGGGCAGCACTACCACATCCAACTCGCGCGCAAGCCCGACTTCTCCGATGTACAAGTGGACCAGACGCTAGATGTGCCCGAACTGAGCCTGCGCAAGCTGCCCCACGGCAAGTGGTACGCGCGCGTGCAGACTGTCGACACCGACGGCTACGCAGGCCCGTGGGGTGCCATCCAACGCACCCGTGTACCCTGCACCGCATGCCGCTGGGTAGCCGCCGGCGGTGGCGTGGTATTGCTGTGGCTCGTGCTCTGA
- a CDS encoding CHASE2 domain-containing protein, translating to MIIAALPLLKRALAWVAGFAVAVLLIASSAMQPLDNALYDAHMRHWSYATSDQVVIVAIDPKSLAALGNWPLPRSVHAQLIRRLTAAGVRGVGMDVTMAEADVNHPDNDHTYAQAIHDNGHVVMPVFAEAAELGGVLEEVLPVPEIARNAAAFGHVDASKDPDGVTRGVYLKAGLGQPQWSALALALYDIGRPSPLHPLPGLHQPKGTANSPYEWIRDDYVLVRFANSAGAFNQVSYVDVLQGRVPDALLKGRWVLIGATAAGLGDQLATSASRPNNPMPGVEYQANILESLSDGRLITPLNLTAQLLLGSFALALPLAIYGLPGMRRTRVLAALSLSMIVLMSLLLLRAAGVWWPPTGWMVIVAAGLTLHAAIRHLEARRELKQARLTDVTWWQPPATDIKNSGRA from the coding sequence GTGATCATCGCCGCGTTGCCTCTGCTCAAGCGCGCGCTCGCGTGGGTGGCGGGTTTCGCCGTGGCTGTCCTGCTGATCGCCAGCAGCGCCATGCAACCGCTGGACAACGCGCTGTATGACGCGCACATGCGTCATTGGTCTTACGCCACCAGCGACCAGGTCGTTATCGTCGCCATCGATCCGAAAAGCCTGGCCGCGCTGGGCAACTGGCCGTTGCCGCGCTCCGTGCACGCGCAACTCATCCGGCGGCTCACCGCCGCTGGCGTGCGCGGCGTGGGCATGGATGTGACGATGGCGGAAGCCGACGTCAATCACCCCGACAATGACCACACCTACGCCCAAGCCATCCACGACAACGGCCACGTAGTGATGCCGGTGTTCGCCGAAGCAGCCGAACTCGGCGGCGTGCTGGAAGAAGTGTTACCTGTACCGGAGATCGCACGAAACGCCGCCGCCTTCGGCCACGTCGATGCCTCCAAAGACCCTGACGGCGTCACCCGTGGCGTCTATCTCAAGGCAGGTCTCGGTCAACCGCAGTGGTCGGCCCTCGCGCTTGCGCTGTACGACATCGGCCGGCCTTCGCCGCTGCATCCTCTGCCTGGACTGCACCAACCCAAAGGTACGGCGAACTCGCCCTATGAGTGGATTCGCGACGATTACGTACTGGTCCGCTTCGCCAACAGCGCGGGTGCGTTCAACCAAGTCTCCTATGTCGACGTACTGCAGGGGCGCGTACCCGATGCCCTGCTCAAGGGACGCTGGGTGCTGATCGGCGCCACCGCGGCAGGACTCGGCGACCAGCTCGCCACCTCGGCGTCACGCCCCAACAACCCCATGCCCGGCGTGGAATATCAGGCAAACATTCTGGAGTCGCTAAGCGATGGACGCCTGATCACGCCGCTCAACCTCACTGCGCAGCTGCTGCTTGGCTCATTCGCGCTCGCGCTGCCGCTGGCCATTTACGGACTGCCGGGCATGCGCCGCACGCGCGTACTCGCCGCGCTGAGCCTGAGCATGATTGTGCTCATGAGCCTGCTACTGCTGCGCGCAGCCGGCGTGTGGTGGCCACCGACCGGTTGGATGGTCATTGTTGCGGCCGGCCTCACACTCCACGCGGCTATCCGGCACCTCGAGGCGCGACGCGAACTCAAGCAGGCACGGCTGACCGATGTGACCTGGTGGCAACCGCCTGCCACGGACATCAAGAATTCGGGACGCGCATGA
- a CDS encoding OmpA family protein: MASTSSRIGRSVAGLFVVALCGCTGYVKKSDFDATIAELRSNDQKQQQEIDAITQEMHQKFAQYDTQITAMQGRISVDTIAHFDTNQTSLRDEDKQRLDDFAKVMREHHTSAVITAEGFADPSGSAGYNQQLALKRAQAVRDYLVQTGGLNADQVRAVSYGKVKNRQVVKGASGDQGMPNRRVSLVTDFAGST; encoded by the coding sequence ATGGCAAGTACCAGCTCTCGCATCGGTCGTAGCGTCGCCGGTCTTTTCGTGGTCGCGCTTTGCGGCTGCACCGGCTACGTCAAGAAAAGCGATTTCGATGCCACCATCGCCGAGTTGCGTAGCAACGATCAAAAGCAACAGCAGGAGATCGATGCGATCACGCAGGAGATGCACCAGAAGTTCGCGCAGTACGACACGCAGATCACGGCCATGCAGGGCCGCATCAGCGTCGACACCATCGCGCACTTCGACACCAATCAGACCTCGCTGCGCGACGAGGACAAGCAACGACTGGACGATTTCGCCAAGGTGATGCGTGAGCACCACACCAGCGCGGTGATTACGGCGGAAGGCTTTGCTGATCCTTCCGGCTCAGCGGGATACAACCAACAGCTGGCGCTCAAGCGTGCACAGGCGGTGCGCGATTACTTGGTGCAGACCGGTGGTCTCAATGCTGACCAGGTGCGCGCCGTGAGTTACGGCAAGGTCAAGAATCGCCAGGTGGTGAAGGGCGCAAGCGGTGACCAGGGGATGCCCAATCGTCGGGTGTCGCTGGTGACTGACTTCGCTGGGAGCACCTGA
- a CDS encoding methyl-accepting chemotaxis protein has product MRLTIRLRIIATMGLALLLAVVIGLVGLYGVRSTYALVDDMYRNNVQAMAAISQARASIIEDRLALNRAIIDPSHHDAAARIKAGHDSLMAAWKRYYPDMVSADDERAVAKQFDDLIKASGADVSHEAELLDAGKAEEGRQLHIGKVADAMGKATDAIDKLMAINEKQAAQSAQNAEASFHRTWQVALGVLVIAIAVLIGAAMVLIRAVTRPLDRARSLANAIQQGKLNNATLVTGNDELTDTLRSLDEMDRQLAGIVTQVRDVAEQVTSAARDLSQGNDDLSQRTQEQASSLEETAASMEELSSTVKQNAEGAGQAREMALRMRKRAEEGRDIAGSAVGAMQAITQASKEVGEIVVLIDEIAFQTNLLALNAAVEAARAGEQGRGFAVVATEVRNLAQRSGAAAKNIKALIQDTTEKVSEGAELVQRTGNALNDIAGDVREVSTIIEVIAAASEEQSAGIGQVNNAVVTLDEVTQQNAALVEEASAASRNTLDLSRVLVNEVAYFTLQGEAPREPAAARVVRGAPAIAAPTASPVAPARQRAEPAMAVAGDVWTEF; this is encoded by the coding sequence ATGCGTCTCACAATTCGTTTGAGGATCATCGCGACCATGGGCCTTGCCCTGTTGCTCGCCGTGGTCATCGGTTTGGTTGGTCTGTACGGCGTGCGCAGCACGTATGCGCTGGTCGACGACATGTATCGGAACAACGTGCAGGCGATGGCGGCGATCAGCCAGGCACGGGCATCCATCATCGAAGATCGCCTTGCCCTCAATCGCGCCATCATCGACCCCTCGCACCACGATGCGGCGGCGCGAATCAAGGCAGGCCACGACAGCCTGATGGCGGCATGGAAGCGCTATTACCCCGACATGGTGTCTGCTGACGACGAGCGCGCAGTGGCCAAACAATTTGACGATCTCATCAAGGCATCCGGAGCGGATGTAAGCCATGAGGCGGAACTGCTGGACGCGGGCAAGGCCGAAGAGGGGCGCCAGTTGCATATCGGCAAGGTGGCCGATGCCATGGGCAAAGCTACGGATGCTATCGACAAGCTCATGGCCATCAATGAAAAGCAGGCCGCGCAATCGGCACAGAATGCAGAGGCGAGTTTCCATCGCACCTGGCAGGTGGCGCTTGGCGTGCTGGTGATCGCCATTGCGGTACTTATCGGCGCGGCGATGGTATTGATCCGCGCGGTGACCCGTCCGCTCGATCGGGCGCGTTCGCTTGCGAATGCGATTCAGCAGGGCAAGCTCAACAATGCCACGCTGGTTACCGGCAACGACGAACTGACCGACACGCTCCGTTCGCTTGACGAAATGGATCGCCAGCTTGCTGGCATCGTGACGCAGGTGCGCGACGTGGCCGAGCAGGTAACGTCGGCGGCGCGCGACCTGTCCCAGGGTAACGATGACCTGTCGCAGCGCACGCAAGAGCAGGCCAGTTCGTTGGAAGAAACCGCTGCGTCGATGGAAGAACTGTCGAGCACGGTCAAACAGAATGCCGAGGGTGCTGGGCAGGCGCGCGAGATGGCGTTGCGTATGCGCAAGCGTGCGGAGGAGGGTCGGGATATCGCCGGCTCGGCCGTTGGCGCCATGCAGGCCATTACTCAGGCGAGCAAAGAAGTCGGCGAGATCGTCGTCCTGATCGACGAGATTGCCTTCCAGACCAACCTGCTAGCACTCAATGCGGCCGTAGAAGCGGCGCGCGCGGGCGAACAGGGCCGAGGCTTCGCGGTGGTGGCGACGGAGGTGCGCAATCTCGCTCAGCGCAGCGGCGCGGCAGCGAAGAACATCAAGGCACTGATTCAGGACACCACTGAAAAGGTGTCCGAAGGCGCGGAACTGGTGCAGCGTACCGGCAACGCCCTCAACGACATCGCGGGTGATGTGCGCGAAGTGAGCACCATCATCGAGGTGATCGCAGCGGCGTCCGAGGAGCAATCCGCGGGCATCGGGCAGGTGAACAATGCGGTAGTGACGCTGGATGAGGTGACGCAGCAGAACGCCGCGCTGGTGGAAGAGGCCAGTGCCGCCAGCCGCAACACGCTGGACCTATCGCGAGTGCTTGTGAACGAAGTGGCCTACTTCACCCTGCAGGGTGAGGCTCCGCGCGAACCAGCAGCGGCTCGCGTCGTTCGTGGGGCGCCAGCGATTGCGGCGCCGACGGCATCCCCGGTGGCGCCGGCTCGCCAGCGCGCGGAGCCCGCCATGGCAGTCGCCGGCGACGTGTGGACGGAGTTCTAG
- a CDS encoding GFA family protein has protein sequence MLRTTEEPLRVSICHCNACQRRTGSVFGVQARFREGAVVIRGQSTAYVRRGDTGGSATFHFCPICGATVYYRLDSVEGVIGVPVGAFSRSDFPAPGISVFEECMHPWVTLPDGIEHMD, from the coding sequence ATGCTCCGTACCACGGAGGAACCGCTGCGCGTGTCCATCTGCCACTGCAATGCGTGTCAGCGTCGCACCGGCAGCGTGTTCGGCGTGCAGGCGCGGTTTCGCGAGGGGGCGGTTGTCATTCGTGGCCAGTCCACCGCGTATGTGCGACGTGGCGATACGGGTGGTTCCGCGACGTTCCACTTTTGCCCGATATGCGGCGCCACGGTCTACTACCGGTTGGATTCGGTGGAGGGTGTCATTGGTGTGCCGGTGGGAGCTTTCTCCCGCTCGGACTTTCCTGCGCCGGGCATCTCCGTGTTCGAGGAATGCATGCATCCGTGGGTGACCCTGCCCGATGGCATCGAACACATGGACTGA
- a CDS encoding GNAT family N-acetyltransferase, whose protein sequence is MSLSVAIRDLHPYEFGALGQLMVDVYRSLPGFPSPDEQPRYYEMLANIGTFTQKPKARVLVAVDDEGKVLGGVVYFDDIAQYGAALPLAMADASGIRLLAVHPSARGQGIGRQLMDACIQLARESGHRRVVLHTTEAMRVAWDMYERMGFQRVHELDFAQAMLPVFGFQLELHHA, encoded by the coding sequence ATGTCTTTGTCAGTGGCCATACGCGACCTTCATCCGTATGAGTTCGGCGCCCTCGGTCAGTTGATGGTGGACGTCTATCGAAGCCTGCCGGGGTTTCCCTCGCCGGATGAGCAGCCGCGTTACTACGAGATGCTGGCGAACATCGGCACCTTCACTCAGAAGCCGAAGGCACGGGTGTTAGTGGCAGTAGATGACGAAGGGAAGGTGTTGGGAGGCGTGGTCTACTTTGACGACATCGCCCAGTATGGCGCCGCGTTGCCGCTCGCCATGGCCGATGCATCGGGTATACGGCTGTTAGCCGTCCATCCCTCCGCGCGCGGTCAGGGTATTGGCAGGCAATTGATGGATGCCTGTATCCAGCTTGCCCGCGAGAGTGGGCATCGTCGAGTGGTATTGCATACCACCGAGGCGATGCGCGTTGCATGGGACATGTACGAACGCATGGGTTTCCAGCGCGTACACGAGCTGGATTTCGCACAGGCGATGTTGCCGGTCTTCGGCTTTCAACTCGAATTGCATCACGCCTGA
- a CDS encoding endonuclease/exonuclease/phosphatase family protein, translated as MSRPWRITLLSVVLALASLPLAAQSLRVMSFNVRVPVESDGPNRWEARRDIMVRTIREQQPDVMGTQELHQEQGDYIVGKLPSYTWFGIDRRGGHSDEHMGVFYRKDRLTLKDSGNFWLSDTPNVPGSITWGHPLPRMVTWALFEDKATHRSFYYYNTHLPYQEKDEPARVKGAKEILGRIAQLPANAPVILTGDFNTEPSSPTYALLAKDLVDTRATAPKVEGPEKTFHDFTGNPSVRIDFIFERGFTPTRFATVTTQQDGRYPSDHFPVMTELDWK; from the coding sequence GTGTCTCGTCCTTGGCGTATCACCCTGCTGTCCGTTGTACTGGCCCTGGCCAGCCTGCCGCTCGCTGCACAGTCGCTGCGCGTGATGAGCTTCAACGTACGTGTTCCCGTGGAGTCCGATGGACCCAACCGCTGGGAGGCACGACGCGACATCATGGTGCGCACCATCCGCGAACAACAGCCCGACGTGATGGGCACGCAAGAGCTGCATCAGGAACAGGGGGACTACATCGTGGGCAAGTTGCCCTCCTATACCTGGTTCGGCATTGACCGGCGCGGCGGCCACAGTGACGAACACATGGGCGTGTTCTATCGGAAAGACCGATTGACCCTGAAAGACTCCGGCAATTTCTGGTTGTCGGATACACCCAACGTACCCGGCAGCATCACCTGGGGACACCCCTTGCCTCGCATGGTGACCTGGGCACTGTTCGAAGACAAAGCCACGCATCGCAGCTTCTACTACTACAACACGCACCTTCCCTATCAGGAGAAAGACGAACCCGCGCGCGTCAAAGGTGCCAAGGAGATCCTCGGCCGTATCGCGCAGCTACCGGCGAACGCGCCCGTTATCCTCACCGGCGACTTCAACACCGAGCCCAGCAGTCCGACCTATGCGCTGCTCGCCAAGGATCTTGTCGACACGCGCGCTACCGCACCGAAGGTGGAAGGGCCGGAGAAGACCTTCCATGACTTCACCGGCAATCCCTCGGTACGCATTGACTTCATCTTCGAACGCGGGTTCACGCCAACACGCTTCGCCACGGTGACGACCCAGCAAGATGGCCGCTATCCATCCGACCACTTCCCCGTGATGACGGAGCTCGACTGGAAGTAA
- the rsgA gene encoding ribosome small subunit-dependent GTPase A — MPSQTFSLHQLGWQPEYAQYLTLADFEAGYPARVMAAHRSGLIVMSSRGQAPVALPRDLAEADTGVAVGDWVLVEHEADRVLSLLDRRTVLVRLAAGGDHQRQSIAANLDVLFVVSSCNDDFNPSRLERYLTLALDAGVTPVIVLTKADMADGVADYVNTAEQLMPGVPVIALNAMDAVSVSQLAPWLAPGKTVAFVGSSGVGKSTLTNSVMGEAWQQTSGIREDDARGRHTTTAREMFPTPSGAWVIDTPGMRELRLASGETELATVFEDIVALAKQCRFRDCQHEGDAGCAVEAAIADGVLEARRLSNYRKLQREVAHAQATLREQREQGRQFGAMAKQVMRAKRERQGR; from the coding sequence ATGCCTTCTCAGACTTTTTCGCTGCACCAGCTCGGCTGGCAGCCGGAGTATGCGCAGTATTTGACGTTGGCCGATTTCGAGGCCGGCTACCCCGCGCGCGTGATGGCGGCGCATCGCAGCGGGTTGATCGTGATGTCCTCGCGTGGGCAGGCACCCGTGGCGTTGCCACGCGATCTGGCCGAGGCTGATACGGGCGTGGCCGTGGGCGACTGGGTGCTGGTGGAGCACGAGGCCGATCGCGTGTTGTCCCTGCTCGATCGCCGAACGGTGCTCGTGCGCCTCGCCGCGGGTGGCGACCATCAGCGGCAGTCCATTGCGGCCAATCTCGACGTGTTGTTCGTGGTGTCGTCATGCAATGACGATTTCAATCCGTCACGCCTGGAACGCTACCTCACGCTGGCGCTCGATGCGGGCGTGACACCGGTGATTGTGCTCACGAAGGCGGACATGGCCGACGGCGTGGCCGACTACGTGAACACGGCAGAGCAGTTGATGCCCGGCGTACCGGTGATTGCACTCAACGCGATGGACGCAGTCTCTGTATCGCAACTGGCGCCGTGGTTGGCGCCCGGCAAGACGGTGGCGTTCGTGGGGTCATCCGGCGTGGGCAAGTCGACGCTCACCAACAGCGTGATGGGCGAGGCGTGGCAGCAGACGTCCGGCATTCGTGAGGACGATGCGCGTGGTCGCCATACCACGACCGCACGCGAGATGTTCCCGACGCCCTCGGGTGCCTGGGTGATCGACACGCCCGGCATGCGCGAGCTTCGCTTGGCATCGGGGGAAACGGAGCTGGCTACGGTGTTCGAAGACATCGTGGCACTCGCAAAGCAGTGCCGCTTTCGTGATTGCCAGCACGAAGGTGATGCGGGTTGCGCGGTGGAGGCGGCGATCGCTGATGGTGTCTTGGAAGCTCGACGTCTGTCGAACTATCGCAAGCTGCAACGCGAGGTTGCGCACGCACAGGCGACACTGCGTGAGCAGCGGGAGCAGGGGCGTCAGTTTGGTGCCATGGCGAAGCAAGTGATGCGCGCCAAGCGAGAGAGGCAGGGGCGGTGA
- a CDS encoding DUF3597 domain-containing protein: protein MSIFGTIVSKLFGKANAVTSTDASTAVTSAPAAPVAPEVVSPATAAPSVTPLSGVDVAAVMDSFVSESGQKLDWRVSIVDMMKALGMDSSLDHRKQLAGELGYTGDTNDSASMNIWLHKEVLKALAANGGTLPASLTS, encoded by the coding sequence ATGAGTATTTTCGGAACCATTGTCAGCAAACTTTTCGGCAAGGCCAATGCTGTCACCTCCACGGATGCATCGACGGCCGTGACGAGCGCACCCGCAGCACCGGTGGCGCCTGAGGTCGTCAGTCCCGCCACGGCGGCGCCGTCGGTCACGCCGCTGTCGGGCGTAGACGTGGCCGCCGTCATGGATAGCTTCGTCAGCGAAAGCGGGCAGAAACTGGACTGGCGTGTGTCTATCGTCGATATGATGAAAGCACTGGGCATGGATAGCAGTCTGGACCACCGCAAGCAGCTTGCCGGCGAACTCGGGTACACGGGCGATACGAACGACTCGGCCAGTATGAATATCTGGCTTCATAAGGAAGTACTGAAGGCACTTGCGGCCAATGGTGGAACGTTGCCTGCCAGCCTCACCAGCTAA